In the genome of Doryrhamphus excisus isolate RoL2022-K1 chromosome 11, RoL_Dexc_1.0, whole genome shotgun sequence, one region contains:
- the LOC131138583 gene encoding protein NipSnap homolog 2-like, with the protein MASLVLHTVPKNLRHIKHGLWMNAQLRVSVRNMSAFQDSWFKSLFVRKVDPRKDAHSHLLAKKEDNNLYKIQLHNVKPECLDAYNDLCEGVLPSIHADPEYPCELVGTWNTWYGEQDQAVHLWRYRGGYPALTEVMSKLRQNKMFLEFRQERGKMLLSRRNQLLLEFSFWNEPVPRPGPNIYELRSYQLRPGTMIEWGNYWARAIEIRQQNQEAVGGFFSQIGSLYQVHHLWAYKDLQSRENIRNAAWQREGWDEVVYYTVPLIQHMESRVMIPMKSSPLK; encoded by the exons ATGGCGTCGCTAGTCCTTCACACAGTGCCAAAGAACTTAAGACACATCAAACATGGACTTTGGATGAACGCCCAGCTTCGTGTCTCTGTCAG GAACATGTCTGCGTTCCAAGACAGCTGGTTCAAGTCTCTCTTTGTGAGAAAGGTGGACCCCAGAAAGGACGCCCACTCACACCTGCTGGCCAAGAAGGAGGACAACAACCTGTACAAGATCCAGC TTCACAACGTGAAGCCCGAGTGCCTCGATGCTTACAACGACCTCTG TGAGGGGGTGTTGCCCTCTATCCACGCTGACCCCGAATACCCCTGTGAGCTTGTAGGAACATGGAACACTTGGTATGGAGAACAGGACCAAGCAG TTCACCTGTGGAGGTATCGAGGAGGTTACCCCGCCCTTACGGAGGTGATGAGCAAACTCAGGCAGAACAAG ATGTTTCTGGAATTCAGACAAGAGCGTGGGAAGATGTTGTTGTCTCGCAGGAATCAGCTGCTACTGGAGTTCAGCTTTTGGAATGAACCTGTTCCTCGTCCCGGACCCAACATCTACGAGCTGAGATCCTACCAACTCAGG CCTGGCACCATGATCGAGTGGGGCAACTACTG GGCGCGCGCCATCGAGATTCGTCAGCAGAACCAAGAGGCAGTGGGTGGCTTCTTCTCCCAGATCGGAAGTTTGTACCAAGTTCACCACTTATGGG CCTACAAAGATCTTCAGTCGAGGGAAAACATCAGAAATGCGGCCTGGCAGCGAGAAGGCTGGGACGAGGTGGTTTACTACACAG TGCCCCTCATTCAGCACATGGAGTCGAGAGTCATGATTCCCATGAAGAGCTCGCCCCTGAAGTAA
- the mrps17 gene encoding 28S ribosomal protein S17, mitochondrial encodes MSVKQASVHAKWIIGRVIGTKMQKTAKVRVTRLVLDPYLLKYYNRRKTYFAHDALQQCTVGDVVLLKALAEPRAKHVKHELAEVVYKVGQVVDPLTGKRVAGTEFLDPPTDVLPSPDHVPLSQKLQDLNISADPSETHNSH; translated from the exons ATGTCGGTGAAGCAGGCGTCCGTCCACGCCAAATGGATCATCGGAAGGGTCATCGGGACCAAGATGCAGAAGACGGCTAAAGTGCGTGTGACCAGGCTGGTGCTGGATCCATACCTGCTGAAG TACTACAACAGGAGGAAGACGTACTTTGCACACGATGCTTTGCAGCAGTGCACGGTGGGTGATGTCGTACTGCTCAAAGCTCTGGCTGAGCCTCGAGCCAAACACGTCAAACATGAACTGGCTGAGGTGGTCTACAAGGTGGGTCAGGTGGTTGACCCGCTGACGGGAAAGCGTGTGGCGGGGACAGAGTTTCTGGATCCTCCGACCGATGTCCTTCCCTCTCCAGATCACGTGCCTTTGTCCCAAAAGCTGCAGGACTTGAACATCTCCGCTGATCCCTCTGAAACACACAACTCACATTAA
- the cct6a gene encoding T-complex protein 1 subunit zeta → MAAVKALNPKAEVARAQAALAVNISAARGLQDVLKSNLGPKGTMKMLVSGAGDIKLTKDGNVLLHEMQIQHPTASLIAKVATAQDDITGDGTTSNVLIIGELLKQADLYVSEGLHPRIIAEGFDAAKEKALAVLEEVKVTCEMDRETLINVARTSLRTKVHAELADLLTEAVVDAVLTIAKPNEPIDLYMVEIMEMKHKTDCDTQLIKGLVLDHGARHPDMKKRVEDAYVLTCNVSLEYEKTEVNSGFFYKSAEEREKFVAAERKFITERVHKIIDLKNKVCPNGEKGFVVINQKGVDPFSLDALAKEGIVALRRAKRRNMERLTLACGGIAMNSVDDLTPDCLGHAGLVYEHTLGEEKYTFIEKCENPRSVTLLVKGPNKHTLTQIKDAVRDGLRAVKNAIEDGCVVSGAGALEVALADALIKHKANVKGRAQLGVQAFADALLVIPKVLAQNSGYDPQETLLKLQTEYKESGQLVGVDLSTGEAMVAGEAGVWDNYSVKKQLLHSCTVIASNILLVDEIMRAGMSSLKG, encoded by the exons ATGGCCGCCGTAAAAGCTCTGAATCCGAAAGCAGAGGTGGCCAGGGCCCAGGCCGCTTTGGCAGTGAATATAAGCGCGGCTCGGGGGCTTCAGGACGTGCTGAAGAGCAACCTGGGACCGAAGGGGACCATGAAGAT GCTGGTTTCTGGAGCAGGAGACATCAAGTTGACCAAAGATGGCAACGTCCTGTTACACGAGATG CAAATTCAGCACCCTACAGCGTCTCTCATCGCCAAGGTTGCCACCGCCCAAGATGACATCACAGGGGACGGGACCACCTCCAATGTTCTCATCATTGGGGAGCTGCTGAAGCAGGCCGACCTCTACGTGTCAGAG GGTCTTCATCCAAGAATCATTGCTGAGGGCTTCGACGCCGCCAAAGAAAAAGCTCTTGCCGTGCTGGAGGAGGTTAAGGTGACGTGTGAGATGGACAGAGAGACCCTCATCAACGTAGCACGCACCTCCCTCAGGACCAAAGTTCATGCTGAGCTGGCTGACCTCCTCACTGAG gctgtGGTGGATGCAGTGTTGACCATCGCTAAGCCCAACGAGCCAATTGACTTGTACATGGTGGAGATCATGGAGATGAAACATAAGACAGACTGTGACACTCA GCTGATCAAAGGCCTCGTGTTGGACCATGGGGCGAGACACCCTGACATGAAAAAGCGTGTGGAGGATGCGTACGTGCTGACGTGTAACGTGTCCCTGGAGTACGAGAAGACAGAGGTCAACTCTGGCTTTTTCTACAAGAGCGCCGAGGAGAGGGAGAAGTTTGTGGCTGCAGAGAGGAAGTTCATCACGGAGCGTGTCCATAAGATCATCGACCTCAAGAACAAAGTGTGCCCCAACGGAGAGAAGGGCTTTGTCGTCATCAACCAGAAG GGAGTGGACCCCTTCTCTCTGGATGCTCTGGCCAAGGAGGGCATCGTCGCCCTGCGCAGAGCCAAGAGGAGGAACATGGAAAG GCTGACGCTGGCATGTGGCGGCATCGCCATGAACTCGGTTGATGACCTCACGCCAGATTGTTTGGGCCACGCGGGACTCGTGTACGAGCACACGCTG GGCGAGGAGAAGTACACATTCATCGAGAAATGCGAGAACCCTCGCTCGGTCACACTGCTGGTCAAAGGTCCAAACAAACACACGCTCACGCAGATTAAAGACGCCGTCAGGGATGGCCTGCGCGCCGTCAAGAATGCCATCGAAGATG GCTGCGTGGTGTCTGGCGCTGGCGCCTTGGAGGTGGCCCTGGCTGACGCCCTTATCAAGCACAAAGCTAACGTGAAAGGAAGAGCTCAACTTGGCGTACAGGCCTTTGCTGACGCCCTCCTGGTCATTCCCAAg GTTCTGGCCCAGAACTCAGGTTATGACCCTCAGGAGACACTGCTCAAGCTGCAGACCGAGTATAAAGAGTCCGGTCAGCTGGTGGGCGTAGACTTGAGCACAG GTGAGGCCATGGTGGCGGGGGAGGCCGGTGTGTGGGACAACTACAGCGTGAAGAAGCAGCTGCTTCACTCCTG CACGGTAATCGCCAGCAACATCCTGCTTGTGGATGAGATCATGAGGGCTGGAATGTCTTCTCTCAAAGGTTAA